In Mercenaria mercenaria strain notata chromosome 13, MADL_Memer_1, whole genome shotgun sequence, a single window of DNA contains:
- the LOC123529284 gene encoding uncharacterized protein LOC123529284 — MKNCCFFLVSFICFVFLSTAAVLCTTTFDVKELNACPPQDSKFLTLVERSLEQCVEECARRKSCAVVGYKRVLRLCELHMKSSTPSVSDNHCIMIMRDDIHGLKQDSCGEWQVFETIAGVEHCTVKECKPQPYLRNGQFLGNKNEVGSKKAVKCNHGYIEENNTKSVECLKEGIWSRNVSCVLKECPNEIGIIELKEDFRLKIFNNSKSHENASNTCANEPNGHLVVLDKEWKMDAVSNILTSCSGYEGKKDFWTDGNCFSKKCNFTVGESMPTTQKFWHINKSDHQQCVRLQYVEEVGVYRWNDTSCSAQYPFICEY, encoded by the exons atgaaaaattgttgttttttcctcgtttcttttatatgttttgtatttttgtcgACAGCGGCCGTGTTATGTACGACGACTTTTGACGTTAAAGAATTAAACGCATGTCCACCGCAGGACTCGAAATTCCTAACGTTGGTTGAACGTTCCTTAGAACAGTGTGTTGAAGAATGCGCGCGAAGAAAAAGTTGCGCAGTTGTAGGGTATAAGCGTGTACTTCGGTTATGCGAGCTTCATATGAAGAGTTCGACGCCGTCTGTTTCTGATAACCATTGTATCATGATAATGCGAGATGACATACACGGACTAAAGCAG GATAGCTGTGGAGAGTGGCAAGTATTCGAAACAATTGCCGGAGTTGAACATTGTACAGTGAAAG AATGTAAACCACAACCATACCTCAGAAATGGGCAGTTCTTGGGAAATAAAAATGAAGTTGGTTCAAAGAAAGCCGTCAAGTGTAATCATGGATATATCGAAGAGAACAACACTAAATCTGTAGAGTGCTTGAAAGAAGGAATCTGGAGCCGCAATGTATCATGCGTTCTTAAAG AATGCCCCAACGAAATCGGGATAATTGAACTTAAAGAAGATTTCCGACTAAAGATTTTTAACAATAGCAAAAGTCATGAGAATGCATCAAACACATGTGCAAATGAACCGAATGGACATCTCGTGGTGCTTGATAAAGAGTGGAAAATGGATGCAGTCTCAAACATTTTGACTTCATGCTCGG GTTATGAAGGTAAAAAGGACTTTTGGACAGACGGAAACTGTTTTTCCAAAAAGTGCAACTTTACAGTTGGAGAAAGCATGCCGACGACGCAAAAATTCTGGCACATAAATAAATCAGACCATCAGCAATGTGTACGTTTGCAGTACGTTGAAGAAGTTGGAGTTTACAGGTGGAACGACACATCCTGTTCTGCTCAATACCCTTTTATATGCGAATACTGA